In Candidatus Manganitrophus noduliformans, the sequence GGAGACGGCGACCCAAGCCAATGTGGTTTCGGCCACGGCGGAAGAGGTCAGCCGGAGTCTGCAGTCGATTTCCTCCTCCGTCGAAGAGATGAACAGCAGCATCAAAGAGATCTCTCAAAATGCGCGTGAGGCGGCCGAGGTCGGAACCCAGGCGGTCAATCTCGCCGAGGAGACCTACGGCACGATCGGAAAGTTGGGGGAGAGCAGCACCCAGATCGGGGATGTGATCAAAGTGATCACCGCCATCGCCCAGCAGACGAACCTCCTCTCCCTCAACGCGGCGATCGAGGCGGCCCGCGCCGGAGAGGCGGGGAAAGGTTTCGTCGTGGTCGCGAACGAGGTCAAGGACCTTGCCAGGAAGACCGGCAAGGCGACCGAAGAGATCGGCCAGAAGATCGAATCGATTCAGACCGATACCAAAGAGGCCGTGACGGCCATCAATCAGATCAGAGCCATCATCAGTCAAATGAACGGCATTCAAACTTCCATCGCGGGCTCGGTGGAGCAGCAGACCGTCACGACGACCGGGATCAGCCAGAGCGTGTCGGAAGCGGCGAAAGGAAGCGCCGAGATCGCGCAGAACACGGTCGGTATGGCGAACACGGCCAAAGGGACGTCGGAGGGAGCCGGCGGCACCCGAAAAGCGGCCGAAGATCTGGCGAGAATGGCGACCCAGCTCAAACAGATCATCGGACGGTTTCAATATGAGTAAGCACCGAGAGAGTAGATCCTTCTCGGGAAGAATGGAATGGCTCGACAACAAGGTCGATCGATGAAAACATGGACGAATGGATCGATTTCAAAAAAATTATATGTGGTGATCCTGATTTACTGTTCCATCATCGTCACGGCTTCTCTTCTCAGTTATTTCGGGATGGGCATCCTTTCGGGGGTTCGTGCTTATGTCGGCGCGGAGGGGGTCTGGTCGAGACATCAAAAAGAGGGGGCTTATTATCTTGCCCGATACGCGACCACACGGGAGGAGGTCCATTATCAGGCCTATTTGAACGCCATCGAGGTGATGCTTTCAGATAAGAAGGTGAGATTGGAACTGGAGAAACCGAATCCCGACTGGGCGCTTGCTCGTCAAGGATTCATCGGGGGAAAAGTCCACCCGGACGATATCGACATCATGATCTTCTTATTCAGACAATTTCGTCAGCTGGACTATATCGCTAAAGCAATCGAGATTTGGGCCGAGGGGGACCGTCTCATCTCCGATCTCCAAGTGTTGGGAGAGGCACTGCATCGAGAGGTTTCTTCCGGAGGAGTCGCCTCTGCCAGGGTCGACATGATAATGAAAGATCTGGATGCTCTCAATAGAGAGTTGACGAATTTGGAACAGGCATTTTCCGCGACCTTAGGCGAAGCTTCCCGATGGGTGAAAGGGTTGCTCCTAAAAGTGATATTGGGGGTGTCATTCACCTTTTTGGCGGGGGGGCTGGCGATTTCTCTCTCGCTTTCTCGCTCGATTATCGAAAAGTTAAAGCGCGTTTCAGAGATTGCCGCCCGGGTCGCCTCCGGGGATCTGACCCTTCGAAGCGAAGTCGGTCAATTGGATGAGATCGGACGTTTCGCCCAAACGTTCAACACGATGACGCAAAATCTCCGGGAAATGATTCTCCAGATCCGCGAAAAGGCGGCACAGGTGTCAGCCGCATCTGAAGAGATGTCGGCTTCAGGCCAGCAGATGGGATCGAACTCCGACCAGACGGAGAAATTGGCGAGCACCGTCTCCTCGGCGAGCGAGCAGACCAGCCGCAACGTGCAGGCGGTTGCCACCGCGGCGGAAGAGATGACCGCCACATTAAAAGAGATCTCCCAAAATGTAATGAAGGCGACCCAGATTACGTCCGAGGCGGTGCAGATGGCACAGGGGACCAATCGGACAATCAGCAAGCTCGGGGAGAGCAGCGCGGAGATCGGGAAAGTCATCAAAGTAATCACATCGATTGCCGAGCAGACGAACTTATTGGCGTTGAACGCGGCGATCGAAGCGGCGCGTGCGGGAGAAGCGGGGAAAGGCTTTGCGGTAGTGGCCAACGAAGTCAAAGATCTGGCGAAGAAGACGGCCAAAGCGACGGAGGAGATCGGGCAGAAGATCGGGGTGATCCAGACCGACACGAAAGAGGCGGTCTCCGCGATCGGAGAGATCACCGGGATCATCACCCAGATCAACGAGATCGCCACCACGATCGCGGGAGCGATCGAAGAGCAGACGGCGACGACCAACGAGATCAGCCGCTCGGTGACGGAGGCGGCGCAAGGGACGGGAGAGGTCACCGAGAGCATCGATGGGGTGGTCTTCGCGGCGAAGGGGACGGCGGAAAGGGCGACCGCTATCCTGGACGCCTCTCAAAGGCTTGCCAAAATGAGCAGCGACCTCATGTCGCTGGTCGGCAAATTCCAAGCGGATCCAACAGGGGAGAGAGGGCGAGGCGATCGGTCTCATTTTGGATCCATCCTGTGGAAGGACCCGGAACCGGTCGAGAACCGTTGATAAAGGCAAGAGAGCACCTGGAGCCGGCAGACGAACAATGAAGATCCTGTTTACGGAAGACGACAAGGACATCGGTTGTGTTGTCCATTTGGAGGGTGAGGGGAGAAGGGGATGACACCAGAAGAGAAAGTTTCGGTTCAGGTCGAAAAAATTCAGCAAAGGGCCTTGCCCCATTTCTGTGAGCAATTGAATAAAAATTATCGGGAGATCGATCGCCTTTTCGGGATGCTGATGATCTTTCAGTGGTTTGTGGGGCTTGTGTTTGCCGTTTTTGTTTTTCCCAATCAGTGGCCGAAAGAAACCCTTCAGGGGCAGCATCCGTTGCTGCTGGCTCTCTTTTTAGGGGGGATTCTCACTGGGTTTCCCGTCTTTTTGGCTTTTACCAAGCCGGGCGCTCTGTTGACACGCCATGTCATCGCGGTATCGCAGATGCTCATGGGGGCGTTGCTGATCCATCTCTCCGGGGGGAGAATCGAGACGCATTTTCATGTCTTCGGCTCTCTTGCTTTTATTGCTTTTTATCGGGACTGGTCGCTCCTTCTCTCCGGAACGGCGATCGTTGCGGCCGATCACCTGATCCGGGGGATGTTTTTCCCCCAGTCTGTGTTCGGGATGCACGATGCAAGTCAATGGCGTTGGCTGGAACACGCGGCCTGGGTGGTCTTTGAAGATGTGATCCTCGTGATGTCCTGTTTTCGCGGTCAACAGGAGATGCGGCTGGTCGCGGAAAGGCAGGCCGAGTTGGAGGAGATCATGGAGAATGTTCGGGGAGAGGTGTTGGGCCGCATGGTGGACCTGAACAAACAGTCGGAGGAGTTGGCGGCTTCGAGTCAGCAGATGGGATCGAACTCCGAGCAGACGGAGAAATTAGCGAGCACGGTCTCCTCGGCGAGCGAGCAGACCAGCCGCAACGTGCAGGCCGTCGCCACCGCGACAGAAGAAATGACGGCGACATTAAAAGAGATCTCCCAAAACGTGGTGAAAGCGACCCAGATTACGTCCGAGGCGGTGCAGGTGGCGCGGGAGACCAACCAGACGATCAGCAAGCTCGGGGAGAGCAGCGCGGAGATCGGGAAAGTCATCAAAGTGATCACATCGATTGCCGAGCAGACGAACTTATTGGCGTTGAACGCGGCGATCGAAGCGGCGCGGGCGGGAGAAGCGGGGAAAGGCTTTGCGGTAGTGGCTAACGAAGTCAAAGATCTGGCGAAGAAGACGGCGAGAGCGACGGAGGAGATCGGGCAGAA encodes:
- a CDS encoding methyl-accepting chemotaxis protein translates to MARQQGRSMKTWTNGSISKKLYVVILIYCSIIVTASLLSYFGMGILSGVRAYVGAEGVWSRHQKEGAYYLARYATTREEVHYQAYLNAIEVMLSDKKVRLELEKPNPDWALARQGFIGGKVHPDDIDIMIFLFRQFRQLDYIAKAIEIWAEGDRLISDLQVLGEALHREVSSGGVASARVDMIMKDLDALNRELTNLEQAFSATLGEASRWVKGLLLKVILGVSFTFLAGGLAISLSLSRSIIEKLKRVSEIAARVASGDLTLRSEVGQLDEIGRFAQTFNTMTQNLREMILQIREKAAQVSAASEEMSASGQQMGSNSDQTEKLASTVSSASEQTSRNVQAVATAAEEMTATLKEISQNVMKATQITSEAVQMAQGTNRTISKLGESSAEIGKVIKVITSIAEQTNLLALNAAIEAARAGEAGKGFAVVANEVKDLAKKTAKATEEIGQKIGVIQTDTKEAVSAIGEITGIITQINEIATTIAGAIEEQTATTNEISRSVTEAAQGTGEVTESIDGVVFAAKGTAERATAILDASQRLAKMSSDLMSLVGKFQADPTGERGRGDRSHFGSILWKDPEPVENR
- a CDS encoding methyl-accepting chemotaxis protein, which codes for MTPEEKVSVQVEKIQQRALPHFCEQLNKNYREIDRLFGMLMIFQWFVGLVFAVFVFPNQWPKETLQGQHPLLLALFLGGILTGFPVFLAFTKPGALLTRHVIAVSQMLMGALLIHLSGGRIETHFHVFGSLAFIAFYRDWSLLLSGTAIVAADHLIRGMFFPQSVFGMHDASQWRWLEHAAWVVFEDVILVMSCFRGQQEMRLVAERQAELEEIMENVRGEVLGRMVDLNKQSEELAASSQQMGSNSEQTEKLASTVSSASEQTSRNVQAVATATEEMTATLKEISQNVVKATQITSEAVQVARETNQTISKLGESSAEIGKVIKVITSIAEQTNLLALNAAIEAARAGEAGKGFAVVANEVKDLAKKTARATEEIGQKIGVIQTDTKEAVSAIGEITGIITQINEIATTIAGAIEEQTATTHEIGRSVMEAARGTGEVTESIDGVVIAAKGTAEGATTILDASQRLAKMSSDLMSLVGKFQMKREEAHPEMDRMGNRPRSPSVIRRTEAVLSRSERKAESLQG